A DNA window from Paenibacillus andongensis contains the following coding sequences:
- a CDS encoding GntR family transcriptional regulator translates to MGNKISRVNLTEEIYRIVKEDILTHKLKSGEKINIDQLARALEVSNIPIREALSRLQSEGYLNVIPFKGMFVNKMSVKELDELFEIRLQLEPFAVEKATLLIPDDILERLQETMNSLQTQQSPRSTNGLETIKEMNMSLHGTILAYCENTNLQNLVWGYIEQNQRYLTYIQLNLDINSTNEEWVEHNAVLQKLKQRDPKGASDAMSQHISNSRKRTNAHFMEAGSN, encoded by the coding sequence ATGGGTAATAAAATTAGTCGTGTTAATTTAACTGAAGAAATTTATCGGATTGTCAAAGAAGACATTTTAACTCATAAATTAAAATCCGGCGAAAAAATTAACATTGATCAATTAGCGCGCGCTTTAGAAGTAAGCAACATTCCGATTCGTGAAGCTCTCTCTAGATTGCAATCAGAAGGATATCTGAATGTTATTCCTTTTAAAGGAATGTTTGTGAATAAGATGAGTGTCAAAGAGTTGGACGAATTATTTGAAATTAGACTGCAGCTTGAACCGTTTGCTGTTGAAAAGGCTACGCTGCTTATTCCTGATGATATCTTAGAGCGGCTGCAAGAAACTATGAATTCTCTTCAAACCCAGCAATCACCGAGATCGACTAACGGTTTGGAGACAATTAAAGAAATGAACATGTCTTTACATGGTACTATTCTTGCCTATTGCGAAAATACCAACTTACAGAATTTGGTTTGGGGGTATATTGAACAGAATCAAAGATATTTAACCTACATCCAATTGAATTTGGATATTAATTCCACGAATGAGGAATGGGTGGAACATAATGCGGTCTTGCAGAAATTAAAGCAGCGAGATCCCAAAGGCGCATCCGACGCCATGTCTCAACATATTAGTAACTCCCGCAAAAGGACGAATGCTCACTTTATGGAAGCAGGAAGTAACTAG
- a CDS encoding SGNH/GDSL hydrolase family protein, producing MTPIEGEESQLTGGKKIVFLGDSITDEGTFITYLDTYFEQRTSDIPFTFINLGISSETASGLTEADHPFPRPYIHDRLARALQESKPDWVVVGYGMNDGIYSPFLIERFQAYQNGILTAIRLIHQHGAKAIIMTPPPFDPESMDANVLLPDGQKDYSYKEPYARYNDVLRHYANWLLTLDSIADEVVNIFDPLLQHRESEREMNPGYRSGDGIHPNSDGHWIMAKTLLSRLFHITLEQVPDFVEHPDQSPIFQLILQRQRLLGSAWKEHVGHTNPNKKEALPLELAFRKGEEITMQIRMIAAKS from the coding sequence ATGACTCCAATCGAAGGAGAGGAATCGCAGTTGACTGGCGGTAAAAAAATCGTTTTTCTTGGGGACAGTATTACAGATGAAGGGACGTTTATTACTTATCTGGATACATATTTTGAGCAGCGTACGTCCGACATTCCTTTTACATTCATAAACCTAGGCATAAGCAGTGAGACAGCCTCTGGATTAACCGAGGCCGACCATCCATTTCCACGTCCCTATATCCATGATCGATTAGCTAGGGCGCTACAAGAAAGCAAACCGGATTGGGTTGTTGTGGGATACGGAATGAATGATGGCATCTATTCGCCATTTTTAATTGAACGATTTCAAGCTTATCAAAATGGTATTCTTACAGCCATTCGATTGATCCATCAGCACGGAGCAAAAGCCATCATCATGACGCCTCCGCCATTTGATCCCGAATCTATGGATGCTAATGTTCTTTTGCCCGATGGTCAAAAAGATTACAGCTATAAGGAGCCATATGCACGCTACAATGATGTCCTTAGACACTATGCTAATTGGCTGCTAACGCTGGATTCAATTGCTGATGAAGTCGTGAATATCTTCGACCCACTTCTTCAGCATAGAGAAAGTGAACGCGAAATGAACCCTGGCTATCGTTCGGGTGACGGTATTCATCCCAATTCAGATGGTCATTGGATAATGGCTAAAACGCTTTTAAGCCGTTTATTTCATATTACCTTGGAACAGGTGCCTGATTTCGTAGAACATCCCGATCAATCCCCAATATTTCAATTGATTTTGCAGCGTCAACGGTTATTAGGCTCAGCATGGAAAGAGCATGTAGGTCATACCAATCCTAATAAAAAGGAAGCTTTGCCGCTGGAATTAGCCTTTAGAAAAGGCGAAGAGATCACCATGCAAATCCGGATGATCGCCGCAAAGTCTTAA
- a CDS encoding heparinase II/III-family protein, which yields MNSRLLLEALQAAEADHASLFEEVRTRSADIRSGMDNPLLDAHQKEIRQLADQFLMQPIEALPFSAFRLFQLNGSRKEFEKVYFDRRRRLAALAIAALTEDDAAFIPALEDIIWAICDEYTWCLPAHLNVHDLEAENDASKHVDLFASETAHALSEICHLFKDRLDPQIVKRARHEVMRRVLNPYMQLKSVFGWETATNNWSAVCAGSIGMAAIYMIQDSRILMPLLNRVFEAMACFLEGFTEEGACLEGLGYWYYGFGYYVYFAELLKQRTGGQVDLLLVEKKAKRIAEFPQFCFLQENHVANFSDCGRTSGIQSGLFSRLCQRIEQLRIPSLTHRLNSIDHCGRFATAIRDLAWTDYALLEKREGLPLHSEFLQEAEWMVSRCQVGGKLISFAAKGGHNAEPHNHNDIGHFVLVVDGVRWWEDLGAGLYTRQYFGDERYSILCNSSAGHSVPIINGCFQSEGEQYRSQVVEVGIQEGRDRFLLDLRQAYDVPQLLKLERLFDLDKQQGKLTISDSYEFSESPTSITERFITLYPPEVGREGEIILRASEGRNLRLLYEARRLHATIQTAEHLDHSGNSETVYLIDLQSRDSARQQVISVTLEPVF from the coding sequence TTGAATAGTCGATTATTGTTGGAAGCGCTGCAGGCTGCGGAGGCGGATCACGCTTCCCTTTTTGAAGAAGTCAGAACGCGATCCGCGGATATACGCTCTGGTATGGACAATCCGCTGCTGGATGCCCACCAGAAAGAAATCCGGCAGTTGGCTGATCAATTTCTCATGCAGCCCATCGAGGCGTTGCCCTTCAGCGCATTTCGATTATTTCAATTAAATGGTTCGAGAAAAGAATTCGAGAAGGTCTACTTCGATCGCCGACGTCGGCTTGCTGCTTTAGCAATCGCTGCCCTAACGGAAGATGATGCAGCATTCATTCCTGCACTCGAGGACATAATTTGGGCCATATGCGATGAATACACATGGTGCTTGCCTGCACACCTGAACGTTCATGATCTCGAAGCGGAAAATGATGCGTCAAAGCATGTTGATTTGTTCGCTTCAGAGACAGCGCATGCATTGAGTGAGATTTGTCATTTGTTCAAGGATCGACTCGATCCACAAATTGTTAAACGCGCACGCCACGAGGTTATGCGAAGAGTACTGAATCCGTATATGCAGCTCAAGAGTGTGTTTGGGTGGGAAACAGCAACGAACAACTGGTCGGCTGTATGCGCAGGAAGTATCGGAATGGCTGCTATTTATATGATTCAGGATTCGAGAATCCTGATGCCATTGTTAAATCGTGTTTTTGAAGCGATGGCGTGTTTCCTTGAAGGGTTCACCGAAGAGGGGGCGTGTCTCGAAGGTCTCGGATACTGGTACTACGGTTTCGGTTATTACGTTTATTTTGCAGAGCTGCTGAAGCAGCGTACAGGTGGACAGGTCGATCTGCTTCTGGTTGAAAAGAAAGCAAAACGTATTGCGGAGTTCCCGCAATTCTGCTTTTTACAGGAGAATCATGTGGCGAATTTCTCCGATTGCGGGCGTACGAGCGGTATTCAGTCTGGCTTGTTCAGCCGGCTATGCCAAAGGATTGAACAACTCCGCATCCCGTCACTGACGCATCGCCTTAATTCAATTGATCACTGCGGCCGTTTCGCAACGGCAATTCGTGATCTGGCTTGGACGGACTATGCGCTGCTGGAAAAAAGAGAAGGGCTGCCGCTTCATTCAGAGTTCCTTCAAGAAGCCGAATGGATGGTGAGCCGGTGTCAGGTTGGCGGTAAACTTATTAGCTTTGCGGCCAAAGGCGGACATAATGCAGAGCCTCATAATCATAATGATATCGGACATTTTGTCTTGGTAGTGGACGGCGTCAGGTGGTGGGAGGATCTTGGTGCCGGTTTATATACAAGACAATATTTTGGCGATGAACGTTATTCGATTCTTTGCAACAGCTCGGCTGGGCATAGTGTTCCCATCATCAATGGCTGCTTTCAAAGCGAGGGAGAGCAGTATCGATCGCAGGTAGTGGAAGTGGGTATTCAAGAAGGTAGAGATCGATTCCTATTGGATCTGCGGCAAGCTTATGACGTACCGCAACTGCTCAAATTAGAGCGATTGTTCGATTTGGACAAGCAGCAGGGCAAGTTAACGATTTCTGACAGCTATGAATTCTCGGAATCTCCTACATCGATTACTGAGCGTTTCATTACCCTTTATCCGCCAGAAGTCGGTAGGGAAGGGGAGATCATTTTAAGAGCGAGTGAAGGTCGGAATCTTCGCCTACTATATGAAGCTCGGCGGTTGCATGCAACGATCCAGACTGCTGAACATCTTGATCATTCTGGCAATTCCGAGACCGTGTATCTCATTGATTTACAGAGTAGAGATTCAGCTAGGCAGCAGGTCATATCTGTTACGCTAGAGCCTGTGTTTTAA
- a CDS encoding 6-bladed beta-propeller, whose amino-acid sequence MSSLQAGNTSHNYEVIPNWAKVPENVTLGYTHGIEVDQMDRFYLFHTGTPSVVVFDRNGQYLNAWGEEFEGGAHGFYLHKEAGGEFLYVTDTDKGIMVKTTLTGEHLLTIGTPDLPEIYDAERKFVPTDVAVAPNGDIYIADGYGQSWVHQYNALGDYIRSWGGKGSEVGQFACPHGISVDLRRGEPELYVADRGNHRIQVFTLDGQFKRAFDHDMDMPCSFYFYKDEMYFPDLYSRVTVFDKHDRLITHLGEDRQAKSQEGWPNLDKAYYRANKFSSPHGICVDSRGDVYVAEWISDGRLTKLARS is encoded by the coding sequence ATGAGTTCCCTTCAAGCAGGTAATACGTCACATAACTATGAAGTTATTCCGAATTGGGCCAAAGTACCCGAGAATGTCACGCTAGGTTACACACACGGAATTGAAGTTGATCAAATGGATCGCTTTTATTTGTTCCATACCGGAACGCCTTCTGTTGTGGTATTTGACCGCAATGGGCAATATTTGAATGCATGGGGCGAAGAATTCGAGGGAGGTGCGCACGGCTTTTATCTTCACAAAGAAGCAGGTGGCGAATTCCTTTATGTGACCGATACGGACAAAGGGATTATGGTTAAAACAACATTAACCGGCGAACATTTGTTAACGATCGGGACGCCAGATCTACCTGAGATTTATGATGCTGAACGCAAATTTGTGCCTACGGATGTAGCTGTGGCGCCAAATGGCGATATTTATATTGCGGATGGTTATGGTCAAAGCTGGGTGCATCAATATAATGCACTTGGTGACTATATTCGCTCATGGGGAGGAAAAGGCTCTGAAGTTGGGCAATTCGCTTGTCCGCATGGTATTTCCGTTGATTTGCGACGCGGAGAACCGGAACTTTATGTTGCGGATCGAGGCAATCATCGGATCCAAGTATTTACTCTAGATGGGCAATTCAAACGCGCTTTTGACCATGATATGGATATGCCTTGCAGCTTCTATTTCTACAAGGATGAAATGTATTTTCCGGACTTATACAGCCGTGTAACGGTATTCGATAAACATGATAGATTAATTACGCACTTGGGTGAGGATCGTCAAGCTAAATCACAGGAGGGATGGCCTAATCTGGATAAAGCTTACTATCGCGCAAACAAATTCAGTTCTCCGCATGGCATCTGTGTCGATTCGCGTGGAGATGTGTATGTTGCCGAGTGGATTTCGGATGGGCGTTTGACCAAGCTGGCTCGCAGTTAA